Below is a window of Sulfurisphaera ohwakuensis DNA.
ATAAATAAAAATAATGGAATTGTTTTAAATACTGCAAAATATGAAGGAATGGAAATATGGAATATTCTAATTTATGAACATAAAATTAATAGAATGCTTAAGGAATTAGATGATATAGCACAAATTGAGAAGATTAAAATAAGTGACCATATTCCGCTTACTAATACTTTATCCGATAATGAGTTAAAAATTCTTTCAATAGCTTATGAAAATGGTTATTTTGATTATCCAAGGAAAATTAAGTCTGGAGAATTAGCTAGTCTTCTCGGCATAAGTCAGTCAACATTAATTTACTATTTAAGAAACGCAGAAAGAAAAATAATAGGGCAATTCTTGAGAAAGAGCCGTATGGAGCAAACTGATGAACAAGTATAGATTAAATCCTATTTTAGTGTCAATTATCATTAAGCTTATTTTAAGAGATAGACTATAATAAATAGAAACAGGTTTTTAGAATATTTCTTCAATTAGAGAAAATTTCACTCCACTTCTCCATTACT
It encodes the following:
- a CDS encoding helix-turn-helix domain-containing protein yields the protein MRNFNNYPIKLVTLHIIHENCWSRYYLNDDLVKILDLIPYMEKNLLRVFAITSEKGYKTIEKLKFDGKIKEIFNVYRDGNGIFIDLARDFDSSVLSIINKNNGIVLNTAKYEGMEIWNILIYEHKINRMLKELDDIAQIEKIKISDHIPLTNTLSDNELKILSIAYENGYFDYPRKIKSGELASLLGISQSTLIYYLRNAERKIIGQFLRKSRMEQTDEQV